One window from the genome of Actinoplanes teichomyceticus ATCC 31121 encodes:
- a CDS encoding TMEM165/GDT1 family protein has protein sequence MEGFITALAVSFAVIFVAELGDKSQLMAMTFATRFRPLPVLIGITAATALVHLVSVGIGYGLGSAIPTDWISLVAGLAFLAFGAWTLRGDTLTEDEKTKAERSTGSAILAVGGAFFLAELGDKTMLATITLATQHGWFGTWIGSTVGMVAADALAILVGRMLGRHLPEHIIKWGAAALFAIFGIWLIVEGVIGLS, from the coding sequence GTGGAAGGATTCATCACCGCGCTGGCGGTCAGCTTCGCGGTCATCTTCGTCGCCGAGCTCGGTGACAAATCGCAACTCATGGCGATGACGTTCGCCACCCGTTTCCGGCCGCTTCCGGTACTGATCGGCATCACCGCCGCCACCGCGCTGGTCCACCTCGTCTCGGTCGGCATCGGGTACGGCCTGGGCAGCGCCATCCCCACTGACTGGATCTCGCTGGTCGCCGGTCTCGCGTTCCTCGCCTTCGGCGCCTGGACCCTGCGCGGCGACACCCTCACCGAGGACGAGAAGACCAAGGCGGAACGCTCCACCGGCTCCGCGATCCTCGCCGTCGGCGGCGCGTTCTTCCTGGCCGAACTGGGCGACAAGACCATGCTGGCGACCATCACGCTGGCCACCCAGCACGGCTGGTTCGGCACCTGGATCGGCTCCACCGTCGGCATGGTCGCCGCCGACGCGCTGGCCATCCTGGTCGGCCGGATGCTCGGCCGGCACCTTCCGGAGCACATCATCAAGTGGGGCGCCGCGGCGCTGTTCGCTATCTTCGGCATCTGGCTGATCGTCGAGGGCGTGATCGGCCTGTCCTGA
- a CDS encoding alpha/beta hydrolase, translating to MKRIWAAATVVALGAVGTAVTSAQAAPPRDTPRYVPAPVAWRPCTEMSLKAQGAECGTVTVPMDYANPDGTKIELALARVRHSTPDDRYQGAILVNPGGPGGAGRVMATLGSHVPKQAGNAYDWIGFDPRGVGASQPKLTCDSDYTGYNRPAYVPVTPELEKAWHARTKKYAEDCARAGGALLRHMRTEDSVRDIDSIRQALGQEKISFYGFSYGTYLGQVYATRFPERVRRMVLDGNVNPRRVWYRSNLDQDIAFDRNIKIYFRWLADHDATFHLGATGKAVERLYYQQLDELAGKPAGGVIGPAELTDIFLQPGYYVFGWQQVGQAFSDWITKKDPAGLKKLYDDNNPQTPGSDNNYAVYLAVQCTDAPWPAKWETWAEDNWRVYRKAPFETWGNAWYNAPCRHWAAPAKAPVEVNGAKAPPILLISETLDAATPYSGTLLVRRLFPRAALVEGVNGTTHAGSLFGNPCVDETIADYLATGALPKRVAADRSDKQCKPISPPEPGQPGLTRSAEPLDRLRLQRLITGR from the coding sequence ATGAAGAGAATCTGGGCGGCTGCGACCGTGGTCGCGCTGGGTGCGGTGGGTACCGCGGTCACCTCGGCGCAGGCCGCTCCACCACGCGACACGCCGCGTTACGTGCCGGCGCCGGTCGCATGGCGGCCCTGCACCGAGATGTCGCTCAAGGCACAGGGCGCGGAGTGCGGCACCGTGACCGTACCGATGGACTACGCGAACCCGGACGGCACCAAGATCGAACTGGCGCTCGCCCGGGTCCGGCACAGCACCCCGGACGACCGGTACCAGGGCGCCATCCTGGTCAACCCGGGCGGGCCGGGCGGGGCCGGGCGCGTCATGGCCACGCTCGGCTCGCACGTGCCTAAGCAGGCCGGCAACGCCTACGACTGGATCGGGTTCGACCCGCGCGGGGTCGGGGCCAGCCAGCCGAAGCTGACCTGCGACAGCGACTACACCGGGTACAACCGCCCGGCATACGTGCCGGTCACCCCGGAGCTGGAGAAGGCCTGGCACGCCCGGACCAAGAAGTACGCCGAGGACTGCGCCCGGGCCGGCGGGGCGCTGCTGCGCCACATGCGCACCGAGGACTCGGTCCGTGACATCGACAGCATCCGGCAGGCCCTGGGTCAGGAGAAGATCAGCTTCTACGGGTTCTCCTACGGGACGTACCTCGGCCAGGTCTACGCCACCCGGTTCCCCGAGCGGGTCCGCCGGATGGTGCTGGACGGCAACGTCAACCCGCGGCGGGTCTGGTACCGGTCGAACCTCGACCAGGACATCGCGTTCGACCGGAACATCAAGATCTACTTCCGCTGGCTGGCGGACCACGACGCCACGTTCCACCTGGGCGCCACCGGCAAGGCGGTGGAGCGGCTCTACTACCAGCAGCTCGACGAGCTGGCCGGCAAACCCGCCGGCGGGGTGATCGGACCGGCCGAGCTGACCGACATCTTCCTGCAGCCCGGCTACTACGTCTTCGGCTGGCAACAGGTCGGGCAGGCGTTCTCCGACTGGATCACCAAGAAGGACCCGGCCGGGCTGAAGAAGCTCTACGACGACAACAACCCGCAGACCCCGGGCAGCGACAACAACTACGCCGTCTACCTGGCCGTGCAGTGCACCGACGCGCCCTGGCCGGCGAAGTGGGAGACCTGGGCGGAGGACAACTGGCGGGTCTACCGCAAGGCGCCGTTCGAGACGTGGGGCAACGCCTGGTACAACGCGCCCTGCCGGCACTGGGCCGCCCCGGCGAAAGCGCCCGTCGAGGTGAACGGCGCCAAGGCCCCGCCGATCCTGTTGATCAGCGAGACGCTCGACGCGGCCACGCCGTACAGCGGAACCCTGCTGGTCCGGCGCCTCTTCCCGCGCGCCGCGCTGGTCGAGGGCGTGAACGGCACCACGCACGCCGGCTCGCTGTTCGGCAACCCCTGCGTCGACGAGACGATCGCGGACTACCTGGCCACCGGCGCGCTGCCGAAGCGCGTCGCCGCCGACCGCTCCGACAAGCAGTGCAAGCCGATCTCCCCGCCGGAGCCCGGCCAGCCCGGCCTGACCCGCTCCGCCGAGCCGCTCGACCGGCTGCGCCTGCAACGGCTGATCACCGGCCGGTGA